In Bradyrhizobium sp. 1(2017), one DNA window encodes the following:
- a CDS encoding branched-chain amino acid ABC transporter permease, with translation MNATTTSTSKIAGKPAGDGLRFYGVWLVGIAALIVLPMIFSSGGSLTSFSLIGIAIVFALSYNILLGQTGLLSFGHAVHYGLGGFAACHMMNAVVSHGWPIPLPFIPLFGGLGGLVFAMIIGWVMTKRAGTVFSMISLGIAELVASSSLILRSVFGGESGISTDRTALPKMFGWTFGPQLQVYYLIAFWLVISAIAMYALTRTPLGRISNAVRDNPERVQFIGYDPHVVRYIAFCFAGFFAGVAGGLAAINFEIANSAYLGAIQSGLVLFSTFIGGVAFFFGPILGAILVTYLQLGLTSVTGVWQLYFGIIFIGIVMLSPGGIAGLVMMHRPLARAGTLLTLLPSYLVAAVPTIALACGVILTIESIARAHGGQSNPIHLFGIAFNPGSAVTWASAAFLVFGGFFVARLSWRRVAAAWDRAATVARDRGYLA, from the coding sequence ATGAACGCCACGACGACTTCGACATCGAAGATTGCAGGCAAGCCCGCCGGCGACGGCCTGCGCTTCTACGGCGTCTGGCTGGTCGGCATCGCCGCGCTGATCGTGCTCCCGATGATCTTCTCCTCCGGCGGCTCGCTGACGTCCTTCAGCCTGATCGGCATCGCGATCGTCTTCGCACTGTCCTACAACATCCTGCTCGGCCAGACCGGACTGTTGTCGTTCGGCCATGCGGTGCATTACGGCCTTGGCGGCTTCGCGGCCTGTCATATGATGAATGCGGTGGTCTCGCACGGCTGGCCGATCCCGCTGCCGTTCATCCCGCTGTTCGGCGGGCTCGGCGGTCTCGTTTTCGCGATGATCATCGGCTGGGTGATGACAAAGCGGGCCGGCACCGTGTTCTCGATGATCTCGCTCGGGATTGCCGAATTGGTGGCATCCTCCTCGCTGATCTTGCGTTCCGTGTTCGGCGGTGAGTCCGGGATCTCGACCGACCGCACGGCTTTGCCGAAAATGTTCGGCTGGACGTTCGGTCCGCAGCTTCAGGTCTATTATCTGATAGCGTTCTGGCTGGTGATCTCCGCGATTGCGATGTACGCGCTGACGCGGACGCCGCTGGGGCGCATCAGCAACGCGGTGCGAGACAATCCCGAGCGCGTTCAGTTCATCGGCTACGATCCCCACGTGGTCCGCTACATCGCCTTCTGCTTTGCCGGATTTTTCGCCGGCGTCGCGGGAGGACTGGCTGCGATCAATTTCGAGATCGCCAACTCCGCCTATCTCGGCGCGATCCAATCCGGCCTCGTGCTGTTCTCGACCTTCATCGGAGGCGTTGCCTTCTTCTTTGGCCCGATCCTCGGTGCGATCCTCGTGACCTATCTGCAGCTTGGGCTGACCAGCGTTACCGGCGTGTGGCAGCTCTATTTCGGCATTATCTTCATCGGGATTGTGATGCTGTCGCCGGGCGGCATCGCCGGACTGGTCATGATGCACCGGCCGCTGGCGCGCGCGGGAACTCTACTGACGCTGCTTCCGTCCTACCTGGTCGCAGCAGTACCAACCATAGCGCTGGCTTGCGGCGTGATCCTGACGATCGAATCGATCGCGCGGGCGCATGGCGGTCAAAGCAATCCGATCCATCTGTTCGGGATTGCCTTCAATCCCGGCTCGGCAGTGACATGGGCGAGCGCGGCGTTTCTCGTCTTCGGCGGCTTCTTCGTCGCGCGCCTGAGCTGGCGGCGAGTCGCCGCTGCATGGGACCGTGCGGCGACGGTCGCGCGCGACCGGGGGTACCTGGCATGA
- a CDS encoding ABC transporter ATP-binding protein, which translates to MTAAIEVRAVEKRFGNVGIIRDLNLSVAQGERHAIIGPNGAGKSTTFNLISGHIKPTSGEVRLNGDVISGLRPFEINRRGLSRSFQVTNVFSRMSVWENVRCAVLWATGHRYAFWKNVDSLPEVRERTAQILDDIHLTHRSDVPAGLLTYAEQRELEIGITIASGATVVMLDEPTAGMSHAETDRAVSLIRRLTEGKTLVIVEHDMSVVFGLADRISVLVYGHIIASGTPEEIRRDPKVKEAYLGEEAH; encoded by the coding sequence ATGACAGCAGCCATCGAGGTCCGCGCTGTCGAAAAGCGCTTTGGCAATGTCGGCATCATCCGCGATCTCAATCTCAGCGTCGCGCAAGGTGAACGTCACGCCATCATCGGTCCGAACGGCGCCGGCAAATCCACGACGTTCAACTTGATCAGCGGCCATATCAAGCCGACCTCGGGTGAGGTGAGGCTGAATGGCGATGTGATCTCCGGGCTCAGGCCGTTCGAGATCAACCGGCGCGGCCTGTCGCGCTCGTTCCAGGTCACCAATGTGTTCTCGCGCATGTCGGTCTGGGAGAACGTCCGTTGTGCCGTGCTGTGGGCGACGGGCCATCGTTACGCCTTCTGGAAGAACGTCGACAGCCTGCCGGAGGTGCGCGAGCGGACCGCGCAGATCCTCGACGACATCCATCTGACGCATCGGTCCGACGTTCCGGCGGGCTTGCTGACCTACGCCGAGCAGCGCGAGCTCGAGATCGGGATCACCATCGCCAGCGGTGCCACCGTCGTGATGCTGGACGAGCCGACCGCCGGCATGAGCCATGCCGAGACCGATCGTGCGGTGTCGCTGATCCGGCGGCTGACGGAAGGCAAGACCCTCGTCATCGTCGAGCACGACATGAGCGTCGTGTTCGGACTCGCCGATCGCATTTCCGTGCTGGTCTACGGCCACATCATCGCATCGGGCACGCCGGAAGAGATCCGGCGCGATCCGAAGGTCAAGGAAGCCTATCTCGGCGAGGAAGCGCACTGA
- a CDS encoding ABC transporter ATP-binding protein, whose protein sequence is MLEVRDLHAYYGKSHILQGVDLDVAAGEVVSLLGRNGVGRSTTVKAIMGEVAPQGTIRFKGKDIAGLPSHRIARLGLGYVPEHRDIFPGLTVRQNLLLGIKDTRRPGKWQLQDMLDMFPNLAARADTPAGVLSGGEKQMLTTCRTLMGDPDLIMIDEPTEGLAPLIVQQVGDLIARIAQAGVAILLVEQKLSIAMKISNRVYVMGHGRVVFEGTPEQLKSNGDVRAQWLEV, encoded by the coding sequence ATGCTCGAGGTCAGGGACCTGCACGCCTACTACGGCAAGAGCCACATTCTCCAGGGCGTCGACCTCGACGTGGCCGCGGGCGAGGTCGTGAGCCTGCTTGGCCGCAACGGTGTCGGGCGTTCGACCACGGTCAAGGCGATCATGGGCGAGGTTGCTCCGCAAGGTACGATCCGCTTCAAGGGCAAGGACATCGCCGGGCTGCCCAGCCACAGGATCGCGCGTCTCGGTCTCGGCTATGTGCCGGAGCATCGGGACATCTTTCCGGGTCTGACGGTTCGCCAGAATCTGCTCCTCGGCATCAAGGATACGCGACGGCCCGGCAAATGGCAGCTTCAGGACATGCTCGACATGTTTCCGAATCTCGCCGCGCGGGCCGACACGCCCGCAGGGGTGCTGTCGGGCGGCGAGAAGCAGATGCTCACGACCTGCCGGACCCTGATGGGCGACCCTGATCTCATCATGATCGACGAGCCGACCGAAGGTCTTGCCCCGTTGATCGTCCAGCAAGTCGGCGATCTCATTGCGCGCATCGCACAAGCCGGAGTCGCGATTCTCCTCGTCGAGCAGAAGCTGTCGATTGCGATGAAGATCTCCAACCGCGTCTACGTCATGGGACACGGCCGCGTGGTCTTCGAAGGGACGCCCGAGCAGCTGAAGTCGAACGGCGACGTTCGGGCGCAATGGCTGGAAGTGTGA